Proteins from a genomic interval of Amphiura filiformis chromosome 9, Afil_fr2py, whole genome shotgun sequence:
- the LOC140160044 gene encoding neuronal acetylcholine receptor subunit beta-3-like has product MYLSRMITDLLEIFACVSLVVSGNSVVRFGAEEGIGDAKVVEGAHFQMTLNIVIGLSDSKVSKAASHGMTDGWHGNETESVAPNWESGANDFSNIENALMKSLLDTGYDKRQRPVQIPNQTLNVNITFLIFNLVDLDEKSSVLTTSTWLSLVWYDYRLTWNPDKHGGLRFFSFDVKDIWTPKIFLQNTAGDGPDDPAANGISRIVAAWDGTMIMDSPGIISSLCDVDIGKFPFDTQICPFIFTTQNVPDDLVHLQVGRGVVRSLDAATWRLGDSLDHISYVVTVDVVPHMSLNYPYVEFYLSMERLPQYYLYTVGLPSTAVTLLSLFTFWLPADCGEKLSFVVSLMLGLTVFQLVVADTLPETSSDKQPLLSTFLLFNLMMVATILTLNVVTITVHSSRRKLKNRRLQMFLLDLLPNLFCVYKGPSVEEECAVKHNDDNGAENGIQFIKPSKVGPQEKTENIKSEKFDLTSNNVAVSPSTVRRRLLCMLCSS; this is encoded by the exons ATGTATCTATCAAGAATGATTACGGATCTTCTTGAAATATTTGCATGTGTTTCCTTAGTTGTATCTG GAAACTCTGTGGTAAGGTTTGGTGCTGAAGAAGGTATTGGTGATGCAAAGGTTGTAGAAGGAGCACACTTCCAGATGACATTGAACATTGTCATTGGTCTTTCCGACTCTAAAGTGTCCAAGGCAG CAAGTCATGGTATGACGGATGGTTGGCATGGCAACGAAACTGAGTCCGTGGCGCCAAACTGGGAAAGTGGAGCTAATGACTTTTCTAACATTGAGAATGCGCTTATGAAATCATTATTAGACACCGGATATGACAAGAGACAGAGACCAGTGCAAATACCAAACCAAACCCTCAACGTTAACATTACTTTCTTGATCTTCAATCTTGTGGACTTG GACGAAAAGAGCAGTGTGTTGACGACGTCGACGTGGTTATCGCTG GTGTGGTATGATTATCGCTTGACGTGGAACCCAGATAAACACGGAGGTTTACGATTTTTTAGTTTTGACGTCAAAGATATATGGACACCTAAAATATTTCTGCAAAACAC CGCCGGAGACGGACCAGACGACCCAGCAGCCAATGGCATATCTAGGATAGTGGCGGCATGGGATGGCACAATGATAATGGATTCCCCTGGTATTATCAGTAGCCTGTGTGATGTGGATATAGGAAAGTTTCCCTTCGATACACAAATCTGTCCGTTCATATTCACTACACAAAATGTTCCTGATGACTTGGTACATTTACAG GTTGGTCGCGGTGTAGTACGATCGCTTGATGCGGCAACATGGCGACTAGGGGACTCGTTAGATCACATCAGTTATGTTGTTACCGTCGATGTAGTACCACACATGTCACTAAACTACCCTTACGTGGAGTTCTATCTCAGTATGGAAAGACTTCCACAATACTATCTGTATACCGTCGGATTACCGTCTACCGCTGTGACTCTCTTGTCTCTTTTCACTTTTTGGTTACCGGCCGATTGCGGTGAAAAACTGTCATTCGTTGTGTCACTGATGCTGGGACTGACCGTTTTCCAACTAGTTGTGGCTGATACACTACCGGAAACCTCTTCAGATAAGCAGCCATTGCTGTCCACCTTTCTCCTCTTTAATCTGATGATGGTTGCTACAATCCTAACACTGAATGTGGTAACAATCACCGTACATTCAAGTCGAAGAAAGCTCAAGAATCGTCGTCTGCAAATGTTCCTTCTTGACTTATTACCTAATTTGTTCTGCGTTTACAAAGGTCCATCAGTTGAGGAGGAATGTGCAGTAAAACACAACGATGACAATGGAGCTGAAAATGGAATTCAATTTATAAAACCATCAAAAGTAGGTCCACAGGAGAAAACAGAAAATATCAAATCAGAAAAGTTCGATCTTACTAGCAACAACGTAGCTGTTAGTCCCTCAACGGTGCGTAGACGTTTATTATGCATGCTTTGTTCGAGTTGA